From one Cupriavidus sp. P-10 genomic stretch:
- a CDS encoding helix-turn-helix transcriptional regulator, translating into MASILLIEHHPLLRLGLRHLLAQAHIPGDLIDIDPLAPIDSDLWLTEPDLLVYGLPPDAAAGWAQLDDLCERLRPRRVLLLTEQPAAALSRPALPESVRGCLHKAASAEALDAAVRLVLAGGECFPSVLLSEPAAGRGDEGRMQATPAPTSHTSAPVVVPLHAVRGEMPPAPANETPSSGAHLLNITERQYEVLALLARGYPIKTVSRMLNISVATAKTHACTLYQRLHVRNKGEAVYVALQRGATLDWAGPPAVRPLGACQAA; encoded by the coding sequence ATGGCCAGCATCCTCTTGATCGAACACCATCCACTCCTGCGCCTGGGTCTTCGCCACCTCCTGGCCCAAGCGCATATCCCAGGCGACCTGATCGATATCGATCCGCTCGCGCCAATCGACTCCGACCTCTGGCTGACGGAGCCCGACTTGCTGGTCTATGGGCTACCGCCCGACGCCGCGGCAGGCTGGGCGCAGCTCGATGACCTGTGCGAGCGCCTGCGGCCCCGGCGCGTGCTGCTGCTGACCGAGCAGCCCGCCGCGGCACTGTCCCGACCGGCCCTGCCGGAGTCTGTACGCGGCTGCCTGCACAAGGCCGCGAGCGCCGAAGCGCTCGACGCCGCGGTGCGGCTCGTGCTGGCCGGCGGGGAGTGCTTCCCTTCCGTGCTGCTGTCCGAGCCGGCCGCCGGGCGCGGCGACGAAGGGCGCATGCAAGCCACACCCGCACCGACCAGTCACACCTCCGCCCCGGTCGTGGTACCGCTGCATGCGGTGCGCGGCGAAATGCCGCCTGCGCCCGCGAACGAAACGCCGTCGAGCGGCGCGCACCTGCTCAATATCACCGAGCGGCAGTACGAGGTGCTGGCCTTGCTCGCGCGGGGCTATCCGATCAAGACCGTCAGCCGGATGCTCAATATCTCCGTCGCCACGGCCAAGACCCATGCCTGCACGCTTTACCAGCGTCTGCATGTCCGCAACAAGGGTGAAGCGGTCTACGTGGCGCTGCAGCGCGGCGCTACGCTGGACTGGGCCGGCCCGCCGGCGGTGCGGCCGCTTGGCGCCTGCCAGGCCGCCTGA